A genomic stretch from Telopea speciosissima isolate NSW1024214 ecotype Mountain lineage chromosome 7, Tspe_v1, whole genome shotgun sequence includes:
- the LOC122669570 gene encoding transcription initiation factor TFIID subunit 8-like: protein MSDGGGESGKENKDDAKRKSRGGDDFGRAIAKIAVAQICESAGFQGFQQSAVEVLSEIAIRYLRDLGKTAKFYANLAGRTQCNVFDIVQGLEDLGTSQGFSGASNVHRCTAGSGVVQVITQYLSLEEELPFSRPVPYFPVIRDRKLTPSFLQIGEMPPGKNIPPWLPAFPDSHTYVHTPVWNERAADPRTDKIEQVRQRRKAERSLLSLQQRLACNGSAAPATVDPADAGKLKRAAGSNPFLAPPLQFSEKDVSSVVPPPQLSNEEVLEKRVSVLDTFAPAIEAAKSGFYDSGDGERKDLPNRRPTVHFKLGNGKSLGAPRYLNLHSQSVVKTVPWFGRDDEKDDKKRRAEQILKESMENPRELALL from the coding sequence ATGAGCGATGGAGGTGGGGAGAGTGGAAAAGAGAACAAAGACGACGCCAAGAGGAAATCGAGGGGAGGCGACGATTTTGGCCGGGCTATTGCCAAGATTGCTGTCGCGCAGATATGTGAGAGCGCGGGTTTTCAGGGCTTCCAGCAGTCCGCGGTTGAAGTCCTCTCCGAAATCGCAATCCGTTACCTCCGTGACTTAGGCAAGACTGCTAAGTTTTACGCTAATTTAGCAGGTAGAACACAGTGTAACGTCTTCGATATCGTTCAGGGGCTTGAAGATTTAGGAACTTCGCAGGGTTTTTCCGGTGCATCAAATGTCCACCGTTGCACTGCAGGTTCAGGCGTAGTTCAAGTTATTACGCAGTACTTGAGCTTGGAAGAAGAGCTTCCTTTTTCCCGCCCTGTTCCATATTTCCCGGTCATCAGAGACAGGAAGCTCACTCCAAGTTTTCTGCAGATCGGAGAGATGCCGCCTGGCAAAAACATTCCCCCTTGGTTGCCTGCATTTCCCGATTCCCACACGTATGTTCACACTCCTGTATGGAATGAGAGGGCAGCAGATCCTCGTACAGATAAAATTGAACAGGTGAGGCAGCGAAGGAAGGCTGAACGGTCTTTGCTGAGTTTGCAGCAGCGTTTGGCATGCAATGGTTCGGCAGCGCCTGCCACAGTGGACCCTGCAGATGCTGGGAAGCTGAAACGAGCAGCAGGAAGTAACCCATTTCTTGCTCCACCTCTGCAGTTTAGCGAGAAAGATGTGTCTTCCGTTGTTCCTCCCCCCCAGCTTTCTAATGAAGAGGTTCTGGAAAAAAGAGTTTCGGTGTTGGATACGTTTGCTCCTGCTATTGAAGCTGCAAAGAGTGGTTTTTATGATTCTGGAGATGGTGAGAGAAAGGACCTCCCTAACAGGAGACCCACTGTGCATTTCAAGCTCGGGAATGGGAAGTCTTTAGGTGCACCTCGTTATTTGAACCTTCACAGTCAGAGTGTGGTGAAAACAGTTCCATGGTTTGGGAGGGACGATGAGAAAGATGACAAGAAGAGGAGAGCAGAGCAAATTCTGAAGGAATCCATGGAAAACCCACGAGAACTTGCTCTGTTGTAA